From Flavipsychrobacter sp., a single genomic window includes:
- a CDS encoding JAB domain-containing protein — MLYEALYKISEVELVYRTKVKASERPTVKSSIDAYNILLQYWDGNKIELLEQFKILLLNRASKVIGISEISSGGLTGTVVDPKIVFSTALKANAASIILSHNHPSGNLQPSKEDTALTTKMKEAGSFLDLRVLDHIIVTKEGYYSFADDGALCIP; from the coding sequence ATGTTATACGAAGCATTATATAAGATTTCAGAAGTAGAGCTAGTTTATAGGACTAAGGTCAAGGCTTCTGAACGCCCCACAGTCAAATCCTCCATAGATGCGTATAACATCTTATTACAGTATTGGGACGGTAATAAAATTGAATTACTGGAACAATTTAAGATTCTGCTGCTTAATCGTGCGAGTAAAGTGATAGGAATTAGCGAAATATCTTCCGGCGGTTTAACCGGAACTGTTGTTGACCCTAAAATTGTTTTTTCTACTGCTTTAAAAGCTAATGCAGCGAGCATAATCCTGTCTCACAATCACCCTTCGGGTAATTTGCAACCTAGTAAAGAGGATACGGCTTTAACTACCAAGATGAAAGAAGCTGGAAGTTTTTTAGACCTGCGTGTGCTGGATCACATCATTGTGACAAAAGAGGGGTATTACTCTTTTGCGGATGACGGTGCACTCTGTATACCTTGA
- a CDS encoding SOS response-associated peptidase has translation MCYHTSTAVEPKLKEYLPGYDVKNAAFYYHLSGFDHKFIPVTTNEHPLVVDGGIWGLVPGWVHESARAKEIADMTLNARCEKVFTTASYKNYIGKNRCLIWVDGFYEWQWRDNGKNKIPHYIYMPNHQPFSFGGIYSNWARPDTGEIMTTVSIITTPANDLMAEIHNNKKRMPFIVLPEERDKWLGQLDKQEIADIMRPCPDGLLQAHTISKAISQRGIDTNVPEIQKPVPYDLPPSTGTLF, from the coding sequence ATGTGCTACCATACCTCTACTGCGGTTGAGCCAAAGCTAAAAGAATATCTACCTGGCTATGACGTAAAAAATGCTGCCTTTTATTATCACCTCTCTGGTTTTGATCACAAGTTTATACCAGTGACAACTAACGAACATCCACTTGTCGTGGATGGTGGTATCTGGGGACTTGTACCAGGTTGGGTACACGAATCAGCAAGAGCAAAAGAAATCGCAGACATGACCTTGAATGCAAGATGCGAAAAGGTCTTCACGACAGCTTCATACAAAAACTATATTGGCAAAAATCGCTGTTTAATCTGGGTCGATGGTTTTTATGAATGGCAATGGCGGGATAACGGGAAAAATAAGATTCCACATTATATCTATATGCCCAATCATCAGCCATTTTCCTTTGGCGGTATATATTCAAACTGGGCGCGCCCAGATACTGGTGAAATAATGACAACGGTAAGTATTATTACCACACCCGCTAACGATCTTATGGCTGAAATTCACAACAACAAAAAGCGTATGCCATTTATAGTGTTGCCAGAAGAGCGTGATAAATGGCTTGGGCAACTAGATAAACAGGAAATAGCAGATATTATGCGCCCATGCCCTGACGGATTGCTGCAAGCTCATACAATTTCAAAAGCTATCAGCCAGCGTGGGATTGATACGAATGTTCCTGAAATTCAAAAGCCCGTCCCATATGACTTGCCCCCAAGTACTGGTACCTTATTTTAA